A DNA window from Dendrosporobacter quercicolus contains the following coding sequences:
- the atpA gene encoding F0F1 ATP synthase subunit alpha, whose product MKIRPEEITSIIKQQIENYKIELNVDEIGTVIEVGDGIARIHGLEKAMSGELLEFPHDVFGLVLNLDKDNVGAVLLGGEIEIKEGDTVRRTGRIMQVPVGEAMVGRVVNAMGQPIDGKGPIDTSETRPVEYNAPGIADRQLVAEPLQTGLQAIDALVPIGRGQRELIIGDRGTGKTAIAIDTIINQKGQGVVCVYVAIGQKASTVARVVKTLEAHGAMDYTIIVAASASDSAPLQYLAPYAGVALAEYFMYKGGHALCVYDDLSKHAMAYRAMSLLLRRPPGREAYPGDVFYLHSRLLERAAKLSAELGGGSITALPIIETLAGDVSAYIPTNVISITDGQIILESEAFYAGVRPAINAGLSVSRVGGSAQIKAMKQVAGRLRLDLAQYRELAAFAQFGSDLDKDTKALLDRGERTVEVLKQPQYSPIAVEDQVMILYTAANGYLDDVEVGRIVKFGQDYLKFIRSNYAEIGKSIREKKVLDSETEAALKKAIKEFKDTFLSYDNQASAAER is encoded by the coding sequence ATGAAAATCAGGCCAGAGGAAATAACGTCGATTATCAAACAGCAAATTGAAAATTATAAGATTGAGCTTAATGTCGATGAGATTGGCACTGTTATTGAAGTTGGCGATGGTATTGCCCGTATTCATGGACTGGAAAAAGCAATGTCCGGTGAATTACTGGAGTTTCCCCATGATGTTTTCGGTTTGGTGCTCAATTTAGACAAAGACAATGTTGGCGCCGTTTTGCTGGGCGGCGAAATTGAGATTAAAGAAGGCGATACTGTCCGGCGGACCGGCCGCATTATGCAGGTGCCGGTGGGTGAAGCCATGGTTGGCCGGGTAGTCAATGCAATGGGACAGCCGATTGACGGCAAAGGCCCGATCGATACCAGTGAAACCCGCCCTGTTGAATATAATGCGCCGGGAATTGCCGACCGGCAGTTGGTCGCTGAACCGCTGCAAACCGGTCTGCAGGCAATTGATGCCCTGGTGCCGATCGGCCGCGGCCAGCGTGAACTGATTATCGGCGACAGGGGTACAGGCAAAACGGCTATTGCAATTGATACGATTATCAATCAAAAAGGCCAGGGCGTTGTTTGCGTGTATGTGGCCATCGGACAAAAGGCGTCAACTGTGGCCCGGGTGGTTAAAACCCTGGAAGCCCACGGTGCGATGGATTATACCATCATTGTCGCCGCCTCGGCTTCCGACAGTGCGCCGCTGCAATATTTGGCTCCTTATGCCGGTGTGGCGCTTGCCGAGTACTTTATGTATAAAGGCGGTCATGCCTTATGTGTGTATGACGATTTATCCAAACATGCGATGGCTTACCGGGCAATGTCGCTGCTGTTAAGACGGCCCCCAGGCCGTGAAGCTTATCCCGGGGATGTATTTTACTTGCATTCACGTTTGCTGGAGCGGGCCGCCAAACTGTCGGCCGAGCTGGGCGGCGGATCAATTACGGCTTTGCCGATTATCGAGACGCTGGCCGGTGATGTTTCGGCCTATATTCCCACCAACGTCATATCGATTACGGATGGCCAGATCATTCTCGAAAGCGAGGCCTTTTATGCCGGAGTTCGCCCGGCCATTAACGCCGGTCTCTCCGTGTCCCGGGTCGGTGGTTCAGCGCAAATTAAAGCCATGAAACAAGTGGCCGGCCGGCTGCGGCTGGACTTGGCCCAGTATCGCGAACTGGCGGCTTTTGCCCAGTTTGGTTCGGATCTGGATAAAGATACCAAAGCCTTGCTGGATCGTGGTGAACGGACGGTTGAGGTGTTAAAGCAGCCCCAGTATTCGCCAATTGCGGTTGAAGATCAGGTCATGATCTTGTATACTGCCGCCAACGGCTATCTGGACGATGTTGAAGTCGGCCGAATTGTAAAATTTGGCCAGGATTACTTGAAATTTATCCGGTCTAACTATGCCGAAATCGGCAAAAGCATTCGGGAAAAGAAAGTGCTGGACAGTGAAACCGAAGCTGCGCTGAAAAAAGCAATCAAAGAATTTAAAGATACTTTCCTTTCCTATGACAATCAAGCATCAGCGGCTGAGAGGTGA
- the atpG gene encoding ATP synthase F1 subunit gamma produces the protein MPSAQDIRRRIKSVKSIQQITKAMKMVAAARLRRAQEKATASKPYTEKVQQVLASVAAHTAEIAHPLLEVRAVKRTVYLVLSSDKGLAGAYASNVFKELTPRITDKNTTGIMAVGRKTRDYFRRRGYAIDAEYTGFSEKPAYDNARVIARDLAQRFQNGDCDEIYLVYTQFFSPIHLKPAVTRLLPLDIGQSTDPAVTDYLFEPSPEAVLGLLLPKYLETMVYGALLQAAASELGSRMTAMGAATDNAEELIAKLILNYNKVRQATITREITEIVGGAEALK, from the coding sequence ATGCCTAGTGCACAGGACATTCGCCGCCGGATTAAAAGTGTTAAGAGTATTCAACAAATTACCAAAGCCATGAAAATGGTCGCCGCCGCCCGGCTGCGCCGGGCGCAGGAAAAGGCTACAGCCAGCAAGCCCTATACGGAAAAAGTCCAGCAGGTATTGGCCAGTGTTGCCGCTCATACCGCAGAGATCGCTCATCCTTTGCTGGAAGTGCGCGCGGTCAAGCGGACGGTATATTTGGTGCTGAGTTCGGACAAGGGCCTGGCCGGGGCTTATGCCAGCAATGTCTTTAAAGAGCTGACACCAAGGATTACCGATAAAAATACAACCGGCATTATGGCCGTTGGCCGTAAAACCAGGGATTATTTCAGGCGCCGGGGTTATGCCATTGATGCCGAGTACACCGGCTTTAGCGAAAAGCCGGCCTATGATAACGCCAGAGTGATTGCCCGCGATTTGGCGCAGCGCTTTCAGAATGGCGATTGCGACGAAATTTATCTGGTGTATACGCAATTCTTTTCGCCCATTCATCTAAAGCCTGCTGTCACCAGACTTCTCCCGCTGGATATCGGTCAGTCAACAGATCCGGCTGTGACCGATTATCTGTTTGAGCCATCGCCGGAGGCGGTATTAGGCCTGTTGCTTCCTAAGTACCTGGAAACTATGGTATATGGGGCTTTGCTGCAGGCTGCGGCCAGTGAGCTGGGATCAAGAATGACGGCTATGGGGGCGGCTACCGATAATGCCGAAGAGTTAATTGCCAAACTTATTTTGAACTATAATAAAGTGCGTCAGGCGACCATTACTCGTGAAATTACCGAGATTGTGGGCGGTGCTGAGGCCTTGAAGTAA
- the atpD gene encoding F0F1 ATP synthase subunit beta: protein MNLGKVVQVIGPVVDIEFPPEQLPAIYNAIRIEGQSGEVSIQLTVEVMQHLGDNNVRCVAMSSTDGLTRGMQATDTGSPIKVPVGRETLGRIFNVLGQTVDNNATPVNGEDYWPIHRPAPSFEDQDTSTEILETGIKVVDLIAPYSRGGKIGLFGGAGVGKTVLIMELIRNIATEHGGFSVFAGVGERTREGNDLWTEMKESGVIEKTALVYGQMNEPPGARMRVALTGLTMAEYFRDVGGQDVLLFVDNIFRFIQAGSEVSALLGRMPSAVGYQPTLSTDVGALQERITSTKKGSITSVQAVYVPADDLTDPAPAATFAHLDATTVLSRQIAELGIYPAVDPLDSTSRIVDPNIIGEEHYQVARGVQEVLQRYKELQDIIAILGMEELSDEDRIVVTRARKIQRFLSQPFFVAEAFTGTPGKYVPLKETIRGFKEILSGKHDELPESAFFMAGTIDEVVEKARKMKGE from the coding sequence ATGAACTTAGGCAAAGTAGTTCAGGTTATCGGACCTGTTGTAGATATTGAATTCCCCCCGGAACAGCTTCCGGCCATTTATAATGCCATTCGGATTGAGGGCCAGTCAGGAGAAGTATCCATTCAGCTGACAGTTGAGGTCATGCAGCATTTGGGTGATAATAATGTCCGGTGCGTGGCGATGTCTTCTACCGACGGCCTGACCAGAGGCATGCAGGCGACAGATACCGGTTCGCCAATCAAAGTTCCGGTAGGGCGGGAAACCCTGGGGCGAATATTTAATGTTTTAGGCCAGACGGTGGACAATAACGCAACTCCGGTTAACGGGGAGGATTATTGGCCGATACATCGTCCGGCGCCCAGTTTTGAAGATCAGGATACGTCTACCGAAATCCTGGAAACCGGGATCAAGGTTGTTGATTTAATTGCTCCTTATTCGCGGGGCGGTAAAATCGGTTTGTTTGGCGGAGCCGGTGTTGGTAAAACCGTATTGATTATGGAGCTTATCCGCAATATAGCCACTGAGCATGGCGGCTTTTCGGTTTTCGCCGGTGTTGGCGAGCGGACGCGCGAGGGTAATGACCTGTGGACGGAAATGAAGGAGTCAGGCGTTATCGAGAAGACAGCGCTGGTTTACGGACAGATGAACGAACCGCCAGGCGCGCGGATGCGGGTCGCTCTGACGGGGCTGACCATGGCGGAATATTTCCGTGATGTGGGCGGACAGGATGTTTTGTTATTTGTTGACAATATCTTCCGTTTTATTCAGGCAGGATCGGAAGTTTCGGCGCTGCTCGGGCGGATGCCGTCGGCTGTTGGTTACCAGCCCACCCTGTCGACCGATGTCGGGGCGCTGCAGGAGCGCATCACTTCAACCAAAAAAGGTTCCATTACATCAGTTCAGGCGGTTTACGTTCCGGCCGATGATTTGACTGACCCGGCGCCAGCCGCAACCTTTGCCCATCTGGATGCAACAACAGTATTGTCGCGGCAGATTGCCGAACTGGGTATTTATCCCGCGGTTGATCCGCTGGATTCGACCTCCAGAATTGTTGACCCCAACATTATTGGCGAGGAGCATTATCAAGTGGCGCGCGGCGTACAGGAAGTGTTGCAGCGCTATAAGGAGTTACAGGATATCATTGCTATCCTGGGCATGGAGGAACTGTCGGATGAGGATCGGATTGTTGTAACCAGGGCCCGGAAGATACAACGGTTTTTAAGTCAACCGTTTTTCGTCGCCGAGGCTTTTACCGGAACCCCCGGCAAGTATGTGCCGTTGAAAGAAACCATTCGCGGATTTAAAGAGATTTTAAGCGGTAAGCATGATGAACTGCCTGAGTCAGCTTTCTTTATGGCCGGAACAATTGATGAAGTGGTGGAAAAGGCGCGCAAAATGAAGGGGGAATAA
- a CDS encoding F0F1 ATP synthase subunit epsilon — protein MAKKIRLDIVSPERLVYSADVDMVIARTTTGDIGILPGHAPLVAGLQIWPLRLLNDEGELPIAVSSGFIEVQPEKVTVLAACAELPEEIDINRAKEAKARAEARLKGSTDAKHKIDAARAEAALQRAMLRLTVSRQSSQ, from the coding sequence GTGGCTAAAAAGATAAGGCTTGACATTGTTTCCCCTGAACGACTGGTCTACTCGGCCGATGTCGATATGGTCATTGCCCGGACTACCACCGGGGATATCGGCATTCTGCCAGGCCATGCGCCTTTAGTCGCCGGACTCCAGATTTGGCCGCTGCGCCTGCTGAATGATGAGGGCGAGTTGCCGATCGCCGTTAGCAGCGGCTTTATTGAAGTCCAGCCGGAAAAAGTCACGGTACTGGCGGCGTGCGCCGAACTGCCGGAGGAAATAGACATCAACCGGGCTAAGGAAGCCAAGGCCCGGGCTGAGGCGCGGCTGAAAGGATCAACAGATGCCAAGCATAAAATTGATGCAGCCCGGGCGGAAGCCGCTCTTCAGCGGGCGATGCTCCGGCTGACTGTGTCCCGTCAAAGCAGCCAGTGA
- a CDS encoding YwmB family TATA-box binding protein: MNYLGKKLLLITVLLMAVNLGRAENVPVTITQPLAAAMQATGAELGEISVNGWAKLPAAQTGETELIGITKQAMLELGFTGEEYELTVAVSRRQQAVRAVAVASDRQVAVIAEQLRPAGDGRPAEVYLAVNIELKTQDAQAATESSAKISKIITAFAGSPQISTCLVGWLDGKLVKDDWDKRLGDAFAVLNADLISSTSSAQYSSFTGFSPMLDKGLNIGDRRINVNAAMRYSPYDNRTYVIIGSPVITIEY; the protein is encoded by the coding sequence ATGAACTATTTAGGTAAAAAATTATTGTTAATCACGGTGCTGTTAATGGCCGTTAACCTTGGCCGCGCTGAAAACGTACCGGTGACAATAACGCAGCCGCTGGCGGCTGCAATGCAGGCCACTGGCGCTGAACTGGGTGAAATCAGTGTGAACGGCTGGGCCAAATTACCGGCAGCGCAAACCGGTGAGACTGAGTTGATAGGGATAACAAAACAGGCGATGCTGGAATTGGGCTTTACCGGGGAGGAGTATGAACTGACCGTTGCTGTCAGCCGCCGCCAGCAGGCGGTCCGGGCGGTCGCCGTTGCAAGTGACCGCCAGGTTGCGGTTATTGCCGAACAGCTGCGGCCGGCTGGCGATGGCCGGCCGGCCGAGGTGTATTTGGCGGTAAATATTGAGCTGAAGACTCAGGATGCACAGGCCGCTACAGAATCAAGCGCTAAAATCAGCAAAATAATCACTGCTTTTGCTGGAAGCCCGCAGATTAGCACTTGCCTGGTGGGATGGCTTGATGGTAAACTAGTGAAGGATGATTGGGACAAGCGGCTTGGGGATGCTTTTGCGGTACTTAATGCCGATTTGATTAGTTCAACTTCCAGTGCTCAGTACAGCAGTTTCACCGGCTTTAGTCCCATGCTAGACAAAGGGTTGAACATTGGCGACCGCCGGATCAATGTGAATGCGGCCATGCGTTACAGTCCCTATGACAACCGGACATATGTAATAATTGGTTCGCCGGTGATTACAATTGAGTATTAA
- the murA gene encoding UDP-N-acetylglucosamine 1-carboxyvinyltransferase, translating to MEKLVINGGRQLNGTIKISGAKNAVLPIIAAALLGQTPSTLEEVPDLEDVRTISEVLQHLGVPVATNSPNTLSIDSTQISTCEAPYELVRKMRASFLIMGPLLARRGLAKISLPGGCAIGTRPIDLHLKGFEALGAQIDIGHGYIEAKAPQGLTGARIYLDFPSVGATENIMMAASMAQGQTILENPAHEPEIVDLANYLNVMGANIRGAGTNVIKIEGVRELKGSDYTIIPDRVEAGTYMVAAAMTNGDVYIENALIEHLKPVAAKLKEAGVYIEEDINGVRVKGNGAIRAVDIKTLPYPGFPTDMQAQFMAMLTIAQGTSIVSETVFENRFMHVDELKRMGANIKIEGRSAVVEGVARLTGCPVKATDLRAGAAMVLAGLVAEGETQIGYIHHIDRGYEGLVDKLCSIGADISRIS from the coding sequence ATGGAAAAGCTAGTAATCAATGGCGGCAGACAACTAAACGGAACAATCAAGATCAGCGGCGCCAAAAATGCAGTACTGCCAATCATTGCCGCCGCTCTGCTGGGACAAACCCCCAGTACTTTAGAGGAAGTGCCGGATCTGGAAGATGTACGCACAATTTCTGAAGTATTGCAGCATCTGGGAGTGCCGGTGGCAACCAATAGCCCGAATACACTAAGTATTGACAGTACGCAGATCAGTACCTGTGAAGCGCCGTATGAGCTTGTCCGTAAAATGAGAGCCTCATTTTTAATTATGGGGCCGTTGCTGGCAAGGCGCGGCCTGGCCAAAATTTCTTTGCCGGGCGGCTGTGCGATCGGCACCCGCCCCATTGATTTACATCTCAAAGGGTTTGAAGCCCTGGGGGCGCAAATTGATATCGGGCACGGTTATATTGAGGCCAAAGCCCCGCAGGGTTTAACCGGCGCCCGGATTTATCTTGATTTTCCCAGTGTGGGGGCGACGGAAAATATTATGATGGCTGCGTCGATGGCCCAAGGTCAAACGATTCTGGAAAATCCTGCGCATGAACCGGAAATAGTCGATTTGGCGAATTACCTTAACGTTATGGGCGCGAATATTCGCGGTGCAGGAACAAACGTCATTAAAATTGAAGGGGTCCGCGAGCTTAAAGGCTCTGATTACACCATTATTCCTGACCGGGTGGAAGCCGGTACGTATATGGTGGCGGCGGCAATGACCAATGGCGATGTTTATATTGAAAATGCACTTATTGAACATTTAAAGCCGGTTGCGGCTAAACTTAAAGAGGCCGGTGTGTACATTGAGGAGGATATCAATGGCGTGCGGGTAAAAGGCAATGGCGCAATCCGGGCTGTTGATATCAAGACCTTGCCTTACCCGGGTTTTCCGACCGATATGCAGGCTCAGTTTATGGCGATGCTGACCATTGCGCAGGGAACCAGCATCGTCAGTGAGACGGTTTTTGAAAACCGGTTTATGCATGTTGACGAACTAAAACGAATGGGCGCAAATATCAAGATTGAAGGACGCAGCGCAGTGGTGGAGGGTGTAGCCCGCCTTACGGGGTGTCCGGTTAAAGCAACCGATTTGCGGGCTGGAGCGGCAATGGTGCTGGCCGGTCTGGTTGCCGAAGGGGAAACTCAGATTGGCTATATTCATCATATTGACCGTGGGTACGAAGGACTTGTAGATAAATTATGCAGTATCGGTGCTGACATCAGCAGAATAAGCTAG
- the spoIID gene encoding stage II sporulation protein D, producing MKKLLAVAVSLVIIMVIVLPIMIVGIDISGTGKERSSNQGMKKEDIAIHVYLHEQDRIVSMSLEEYVKGVVAAEMPAEFAPEALKAQALAARTYAIKNMIAFGGSGLPDKPGADVSSDHKQSQAWQDQHKLRERWGPFLYEQYWKKITQAVEATRGEIITYHDEPINSLFHSTSGEKTASAKEVWGFEYPYLQSVACRWDQASPRYSETKAFALSEIEQRLGADAGVVAAGQSGDNSSIRILSYTDSGRVDQIRVGNKTFSGLALRDKLELRSANFSAELKGDQLVVKTTGYGHGVGMCQYGANGMAKEGRNYRDIIHYYYTGVTIKNISGS from the coding sequence GTGAAGAAACTACTGGCGGTTGCCGTGTCGCTGGTTATTATCATGGTAATAGTTCTGCCGATCATGATAGTCGGTATTGATATTTCCGGTACAGGCAAGGAAAGGAGCAGCAATCAGGGCATGAAAAAAGAGGACATAGCCATTCATGTTTACCTGCATGAACAGGACCGGATTGTCAGCATGAGTCTGGAGGAATATGTAAAAGGCGTGGTTGCCGCCGAGATGCCGGCTGAATTTGCGCCTGAGGCGCTCAAAGCGCAGGCGTTGGCCGCCCGGACATACGCGATAAAAAACATGATTGCCTTTGGCGGCAGCGGCTTACCGGATAAGCCGGGAGCTGACGTTAGCTCGGATCATAAACAAAGCCAGGCCTGGCAGGATCAGCATAAACTGAGAGAGCGCTGGGGCCCTTTCCTTTATGAGCAATATTGGAAGAAAATTACCCAGGCGGTTGAAGCAACCAGAGGCGAGATCATTACGTATCATGATGAGCCAATCAATTCCTTGTTTCATTCAACCAGCGGGGAGAAGACGGCGAGCGCTAAAGAAGTCTGGGGGTTTGAGTATCCCTACCTGCAGAGTGTGGCCTGCCGCTGGGATCAGGCCTCGCCAAGGTATAGCGAAACCAAAGCGTTTGCCTTAAGCGAGATTGAACAGCGGCTGGGCGCCGACGCCGGTGTGGTAGCCGCCGGGCAAAGCGGCGACAACAGCAGTATCCGGATTTTAAGCTATACGGACTCGGGCCGGGTTGACCAGATCCGGGTCGGCAACAAAACCTTCAGCGGTTTGGCGCTGCGGGATAAGCTGGAGCTGCGCTCTGCGAACTTTTCGGCGGAACTGAAAGGCGATCAGCTTGTGGTTAAAACCACCGGTTATGGTCATGGCGTCGGCATGTGTCAGTATGGCGCTAATGGTATGGCCAAAGAGGGCCGGAATTACCGGGATATCATTCATTACTACTATACCGGTGTGACGATTAAAAATATTTCAGGTTCTTGA
- a CDS encoding M23 family metallopeptidase produces the protein MPGNLRPIIFLRKKIQELLAPGWVKPKPVYLACGLLIIAGTLLSSVVISLQQTAVEQPAGYADGLEQPGAESLASPIADPAAAGTDSIRPPVESTAQADRRQQPVPAAAKPRKPQWPVKGEISREFGWQLHPVFHDWRYHPGLDISAADGTFVQAMLGGRIADIYTDNKTGLTIVIASGEYTISYGSLDTMNVSLKKGSYVNQGDQLGTVGACAAEPYTHLHLTVKADEQYIDPRNLLK, from the coding sequence ATGCCTGGCAACCTTAGGCCGATTATTTTTTTGCGTAAAAAGATTCAGGAACTCTTAGCTCCCGGATGGGTGAAGCCAAAACCGGTTTATCTGGCTTGTGGTTTATTAATCATCGCCGGGACGTTATTATCTTCGGTGGTTATCAGCTTACAGCAAACGGCTGTCGAGCAGCCCGCCGGGTATGCGGACGGCTTAGAGCAGCCGGGAGCGGAAAGCCTTGCCAGTCCGATTGCCGACCCTGCGGCGGCCGGGACTGATTCGATAAGACCGCCAGTTGAGTCAACAGCGCAGGCCGACCGGCGGCAACAGCCAGTGCCTGCCGCAGCTAAACCCCGGAAACCCCAATGGCCGGTCAAGGGGGAGATCAGCCGCGAATTTGGCTGGCAGCTTCATCCGGTCTTTCATGACTGGCGTTATCATCCCGGACTGGATATCAGCGCCGCTGACGGTACCTTTGTCCAGGCCATGCTCGGCGGGCGTATTGCCGATATTTACACCGACAATAAAACCGGGCTGACCATCGTGATTGCCAGCGGGGAATATACCATCAGCTACGGATCGCTGGATACAATGAATGTTAGCTTAAAAAAAGGCAGTTACGTCAATCAGGGTGACCAGCTTGGCACTGTGGGGGCCTGCGCTGCAGAACCATACACTCATCTGCACCTTACGGTTAAAGCGGATGAGCAATATATCGATCCCCGGAATTTACTGAAATAA
- a CDS encoding efflux RND transporter periplasmic adaptor subunit, with translation MTFDVKTVLRYKRTVLGLAVVLAGIGYVLTTGSGGEEIHYKTAEAHRGSIRSVIQATGSLDAVETVDVGTQISGTVTKIYIDYNSSVKQGQLIAEIDSATHETEVEQAEANLLAAKADLMNYRALLAKAGKDLERTRKLAAQEMIAKTEVDLDESIYLTAQAQVASAQARIKQSEAALARAKINLGYTRIYSPVDGVVVAKLVEQGQTVAASYATPSIAKIARDLKQMRVEVNVDEADIGGIKQGQKAEFTVDAYTNEKFFGEVTQIRLAPETKDNVVSYAVIVTVANDEGILLPGMTANVSLIVQQKENILMVPNAAFRFKPVDLNAAAPVDQRSFGQPTVAAVSGPALYTLEKKDIVKKEVERGITDGQYTEILSGLSEGEAVITGILVEKEGK, from the coding sequence ATGACTTTTGATGTTAAAACAGTATTGCGATATAAACGGACCGTACTGGGGCTGGCAGTCGTTTTGGCTGGTATCGGCTATGTTCTGACAACGGGAAGCGGCGGGGAGGAAATACACTATAAAACGGCGGAAGCCCACCGCGGCAGTATCCGTTCCGTCATCCAGGCGACCGGGTCGCTGGATGCTGTCGAGACAGTTGATGTGGGAACACAAATCTCCGGTACGGTTACAAAAATTTACATTGATTATAACAGCAGTGTAAAACAGGGTCAACTGATTGCGGAAATTGACTCAGCCACGCACGAAACCGAGGTGGAGCAGGCTGAGGCCAATCTGCTTGCCGCTAAAGCTGATTTGATGAACTATCGGGCACTGCTGGCCAAAGCCGGTAAAGATCTTGAACGGACGAGAAAACTGGCGGCTCAGGAGATGATTGCAAAAACCGAAGTCGATCTGGACGAAAGCATTTATCTTACCGCCCAAGCGCAGGTAGCGTCTGCCCAAGCGCGGATAAAGCAATCGGAGGCTGCACTGGCGCGGGCCAAGATTAATCTGGGGTATACCAGGATTTATTCGCCGGTTGACGGTGTTGTTGTTGCTAAGCTGGTCGAGCAGGGACAAACTGTTGCGGCAAGCTACGCAACGCCCAGCATTGCAAAAATTGCCAGAGATTTAAAGCAGATGAGGGTTGAAGTCAATGTGGACGAAGCGGATATCGGCGGGATTAAGCAGGGGCAGAAGGCGGAATTTACCGTTGATGCGTACACAAATGAAAAGTTCTTTGGCGAGGTAACGCAGATTCGTCTTGCCCCTGAAACGAAGGACAATGTGGTCAGCTATGCGGTGATTGTCACCGTAGCCAATGACGAAGGGATATTGCTTCCCGGTATGACGGCCAACGTATCTTTGATTGTTCAGCAAAAAGAAAACATCCTGATGGTGCCGAACGCCGCATTCCGGTTTAAACCGGTTGATCTTAATGCGGCGGCTCCAGTTGACCAGCGCTCTTTCGGGCAGCCTACGGTGGCGGCAGTGTCTGGGCCTGCGCTCTATACGCTGGAAAAGAAGGATATTGTGAAGAAAGAAGTGGAGAGAGGGATTACCGATGGCCAGTATACGGAAATTCTGTCAGGCCTGAGTGAGGGCGAAGCGGTGATTACAGGCATTCTTGTGGAAAAAGAAGGTAAGTAA
- a CDS encoding ABC transporter ATP-binding protein, translating into MSLVVLKDIRKSFKLDEEEVEILHGINLSVAKGEFLAMMGPSGSGKSTTMNLLGCLDKPSSGEYWLDGQDTASLAPEALAGIRNRKIGFVFQGFNLLPKTSALENVELPLLYAGVPQKERRERAIEALALMGLSNRLYHEPAQLSGGQQQRVAIARGIVNKAPLLMADEPTGNLDSKTSDEIMNLFVKLNREMGITIILVTHELDVAAYANRLVHFRDGRIMNDERSNQP; encoded by the coding sequence ATGTCATTAGTTGTGCTGAAAGATATCCGCAAGAGCTTTAAGCTGGATGAGGAAGAGGTGGAAATTCTTCACGGCATTAACCTGTCTGTTGCCAAAGGCGAGTTCCTGGCGATGATGGGTCCTTCAGGCTCAGGAAAGTCCACAACGATGAATTTGCTGGGGTGTCTCGATAAACCGAGTTCGGGGGAGTACTGGCTTGATGGACAAGACACAGCCAGCCTCGCTCCCGAGGCGCTGGCCGGAATCCGCAATCGGAAAATCGGCTTTGTGTTTCAGGGCTTCAACCTGCTGCCTAAGACCAGCGCGCTGGAGAACGTGGAACTGCCGCTCTTATATGCGGGCGTACCGCAAAAGGAACGGCGCGAAAGAGCGATTGAAGCGCTTGCCCTGATGGGGTTGTCAAACCGGTTGTATCATGAGCCGGCGCAGTTGTCGGGCGGTCAGCAGCAGCGGGTAGCGATTGCCCGCGGCATTGTGAATAAAGCTCCGCTGCTGATGGCTGATGAACCGACGGGAAATCTGGATTCCAAGACCAGCGACGAAATTATGAATTTATTTGTCAAATTAAACCGGGAAATGGGCATCACCATTATTTTGGTTACCCATGAACTGGATGTGGCGGCCTATGCAAACCGGCTTGTTCATTTTAGGGATGGCAGAATTATGAATGATGAAAGGTCAAACCAGCCATGA